Proteins encoded within one genomic window of Solibaculum mannosilyticum:
- a CDS encoding signal peptidase I — MKKTLQVIGRVVTALILIFSVFIMIFTVLSVTMVNKENATLFGYKPYIVLSDSMNTEFQVGDMAISKQVDPSTLQPGDIITYRSIDPANYGEMVTHKIREATTYEGKPAFITYGTTTGVDDAYPALQENVFGKYVFHLPKMGYFFQFLKSTAGYVTLILIPFLLLIVLQSVKFVRLFRQYKREQMEEVDTQKAEAQAQLEEARKEREKTEAMLAELERLKSRLEDQDPPDKPQDGAGQ; from the coding sequence GTGAAAAAGACACTTCAGGTTATCGGAAGGGTTGTAACAGCTCTCATTTTAATTTTTTCTGTTTTCATCATGATTTTCACTGTGCTGTCTGTTACAATGGTCAACAAGGAAAATGCAACCCTCTTTGGGTATAAACCCTACATCGTCCTGTCTGACTCCATGAATACGGAATTCCAGGTGGGTGATATGGCCATCAGCAAGCAGGTAGATCCCTCCACCCTCCAGCCGGGAGATATCATCACCTATCGTTCCATCGACCCGGCCAACTACGGGGAGATGGTCACCCATAAAATTCGAGAAGCGACTACTTATGAAGGGAAGCCGGCGTTTATCACCTACGGTACCACCACCGGTGTAGACGATGCTTATCCCGCTTTGCAGGAAAATGTTTTTGGAAAATATGTGTTCCATTTGCCTAAAATGGGATATTTCTTCCAATTCTTAAAATCGACGGCAGGATATGTTACCTTGATCCTAATTCCCTTCCTTCTGCTGATTGTGCTTCAAAGCGTTAAGTTCGTACGGTTGTTCCGCCAGTACAAACGGGAGCAGATGGAGGAAGTGGATACCCAGAAAGCCGAGGCGCAGGCTCAGCTGGAGGAGGCCCGCAAAGAACGGGAGAAAACCGAAGCGATGCTGGCAGAGCTGGAGCGGCTTAAATCGCGCCTGGAGGATCAGGATCCGCCGGACAAGCCTCAGGATGGCGCTGGTCAATAA
- a CDS encoding N-6 DNA methylase, with protein MDEKQEMYRAREILEETAAVECLRLAVGRIVDGSLHPDFHQLNDGQMALGEQPNPVDQDGPKADHVQRNVTFPSGKLFFSATIFNPPFGNVEESRWNGLADPGETRLETLFLRRFLSEEKNKGQCCCLVPNGFLSRIHPLDEQLRRQLVECHGLQAVILLPLHAFQPRVHVYTALLIFRQGGGPSKRVWLCDARDGRLEDIDLDVYFTARFSSSLEGKCMRTGQVTHLFLTPQMLSSNHYLLVPEGHRSQVWGVSQTKIQAIEDKMDTLHQAIRKLEQSGSDQQMNLFGAKQQAPWTKRQLRQMISLKKQQILYCRQMVEQLFLDHFGEGIQKGEYPLFYGEDLLVFHSGNKPAKDWTDGPYPLYDGSGIRRMLDRCTQGISLPTVIITRVGTYCGAVYRSKQPCWIGGNAFFLKQVQKPAHPSYLVGLFSYMDFNQYKAGSCIPQINQSVLQSKQYPLPSLTLQEEYAGKVDPWLDQLEELEIEVYSLQKEYRLLAD; from the coding sequence ATGGACGAAAAACAGGAAATGTATCGCGCCAGGGAGATATTGGAAGAGACTGCGGCGGTGGAATGTCTCCGTCTGGCTGTGGGCCGCATTGTGGACGGCAGCCTGCATCCGGACTTTCACCAGCTAAACGATGGTCAGATGGCCCTGGGCGAACAGCCTAATCCAGTCGATCAGGACGGGCCGAAGGCAGACCATGTCCAGAGGAATGTGACATTCCCCTCTGGGAAACTGTTTTTTTCCGCCACGATATTCAATCCACCTTTCGGGAATGTGGAGGAATCCAGGTGGAACGGTTTGGCCGATCCCGGGGAAACCCGACTGGAAACCCTCTTTTTGCGCCGCTTCCTCTCGGAAGAAAAAAATAAAGGGCAATGCTGCTGCCTCGTCCCCAACGGGTTCCTTTCCCGTATCCATCCCTTGGACGAACAGCTGCGGCGGCAATTGGTCGAATGTCACGGTTTGCAGGCGGTGATTCTGCTGCCGCTGCACGCCTTCCAGCCTCGGGTGCACGTATACACCGCTCTTCTGATCTTTCGTCAGGGAGGCGGCCCCTCCAAAAGGGTATGGCTGTGCGACGCCCGGGACGGCCGTCTGGAAGATATAGATTTAGACGTTTACTTTACCGCCCGGTTTTCCTCATCGCTGGAGGGAAAATGTATGCGGACCGGTCAGGTGACACACTTGTTTTTGACGCCCCAGATGCTTTCCTCCAACCACTATCTCCTGGTGCCGGAGGGACATCGATCCCAGGTGTGGGGCGTCTCTCAGACTAAAATCCAGGCCATCGAGGATAAGATGGACACATTGCATCAGGCTATCCGAAAACTGGAGCAATCCGGCTCTGACCAACAAATGAATCTGTTTGGCGCAAAACAACAGGCCCCTTGGACGAAAAGACAGTTGAGACAGATGATCTCTCTGAAAAAACAGCAGATCCTATATTGCCGTCAAATGGTGGAACAGCTCTTCTTAGATCACTTTGGCGAGGGCATCCAGAAGGGAGAGTATCCCTTATTCTATGGAGAAGATCTCTTGGTATTCCATTCAGGCAACAAACCGGCGAAGGACTGGACCGACGGCCCTTATCCCCTTTACGACGGCAGCGGGATCCGCCGCATGTTGGACCGCTGTACACAAGGGATCTCACTGCCAACTGTTATCATCACACGCGTGGGAACCTACTGCGGCGCTGTCTACCGCTCCAAACAGCCCTGCTGGATAGGTGGAAACGCCTTTTTCTTAAAACAGGTGCAAAAACCTGCCCATCCCAGTTATCTGGTAGGGCTGTTTTCCTACATGGATTTTAATCAATATAAAGCTGGGTCCTGTATCCCTCAGATCAATCAGTCCGTATTACAATCCAAACAATATCCCTTGCCGTCCCTGACCCTTCAGGAGGAATATGCCGGCAAAGTGGATCCTTGGCTGGATCAATTGGAAGAATTGGAAATAGAGGTCTATTCCCTGCAGAAAGAATACCGTCTTCTTGCCGATTAA